One Streptococcus sp. zg-86 DNA window includes the following coding sequences:
- a CDS encoding ABC transporter permease yields the protein MERKKVTIWTSSSFLIFITYLVFLVYPIVTILKQAVIADGKFSFHHFASFFEKSYYSDTLVNSFKVSLTATCTSLIVGTVLAYLFSMYEFKGKKFLQILVIIASMSAPFVGAYSWILLLGRNGVITKFLTTAFHLPAIDIYGFKGIVLVFTLQLFPLVFLYVAGTMKSIDNSVLEAAESMGSVGLQRIFKVVLPLLVPTLLAAALLVFMRAFSDFGTPMLIGEGYRTFPVLIYTEFISEVGGNSAFASALAIMAIIIALVIFLVQKYIANRFSFSMNSLHPIQPKKTTGGKTVAIYTTVYGIIFLAVLPQLYLIYTSFLKTSGMVFVKGYSLNSYKTAFNRMGSAIFNTIRIPLIALVLVVIFATFISYLAVRKRNVFTNLIDSLSMVPYIVPGTVMGIAFISSFNTGLFGSGILMITGTAFILIVSLSVRRLPYTIRSSVASLQQIAPSIEEAAESLGSSRLNTFVKITTPMMLSGIISGAILSWVTMISELSTSILLYNVRTRTMTVAIYTEVLRGNYGVAAALSTILTLITVASLLTFMKISKNNSITL from the coding sequence ATGGAACGGAAAAAAGTGACCATTTGGACAAGTTCATCTTTTCTTATTTTCATTACCTATCTCGTCTTTCTGGTCTATCCAATTGTGACGATTTTAAAACAGGCTGTGATTGCGGATGGTAAATTTTCATTTCATCATTTCGCTTCCTTTTTTGAAAAATCTTATTATTCAGATACCTTGGTGAATAGTTTTAAGGTTTCTTTAACAGCTACCTGTACATCGTTGATTGTAGGAACTGTTTTGGCCTATCTGTTCTCCATGTATGAATTTAAGGGAAAGAAATTCCTGCAGATTTTGGTCATCATCGCTTCAATGTCAGCGCCATTTGTAGGAGCTTATTCATGGATTTTGCTCTTAGGACGTAATGGTGTCATTACCAAGTTTTTAACGACAGCCTTTCATTTGCCAGCAATTGATATTTATGGCTTTAAAGGAATTGTGTTGGTCTTTACCTTGCAATTGTTCCCACTTGTCTTCTTATATGTGGCAGGAACGATGAAGAGTATTGATAACTCTGTTTTAGAAGCAGCAGAAAGTATGGGGTCAGTTGGTTTACAACGGATATTTAAGGTGGTCTTACCACTTTTAGTGCCCACCCTACTTGCAGCAGCATTGCTTGTCTTTATGAGGGCTTTCTCTGACTTCGGAACTCCAATGTTGATTGGGGAAGGGTATCGAACATTTCCAGTTCTCATTTATACAGAATTTATCAGCGAAGTTGGTGGTAATTCAGCATTTGCCTCTGCCTTAGCGATAATGGCAATTATCATTGCTTTGGTCATCTTTTTAGTCCAAAAATACATCGCTAATCGCTTTAGTTTTAGTATGAACTCGCTACATCCGATTCAACCGAAGAAAACAACTGGAGGAAAAACTGTTGCGATTTATACAACGGTCTATGGGATTATCTTCTTAGCTGTTTTACCGCAGTTGTACCTTATCTATACTTCATTCTTAAAGACATCAGGAATGGTCTTTGTCAAAGGCTACTCACTCAATAGTTACAAAACAGCCTTTAATCGTATGGGATCAGCAATCTTCAATACGATCCGTATTCCGCTGATTGCCTTGGTACTCGTTGTGATTTTTGCAACCTTTATCTCGTATTTGGCCGTGCGGAAACGCAATGTCTTTACCAATTTGATTGACAGTTTGAGTATGGTTCCTTACATTGTACCGGGAACGGTTATGGGGATTGCCTTTATTTCTTCCTTTAATACAGGTTTGTTTGGCAGCGGAATCTTGATGATTACAGGGACAGCCTTTATCCTAATTGTTTCCCTATCTGTTCGTCGTCTACCATATACCATTCGCTCCTCTGTTGCTAGTTTGCAACAGATTGCACCAAGTATTGAAGAAGCAGCAGAAAGTCTAGGAAGTAGTCGCTTGAATACATTTGTCAAAATCACGACGCCAATGATGTTGTCAGGTATTATTTCAGGTGCGATCCTTTCTTGGGTAACGATGATTTCTGAATTGTCGACCTCTATTTTGCTCTATAATGTTCGGACACGGACCATGACAGTAGCTATTTATACAGAGGTTCTACGTGGAAATTATGGTGTGGCAGCCGCATTATCAACGATTCTCACCCTCATCACGGTGGCTTCCTTGCTCACCTTCATGAAAATTTCAAAAAATAATAGCATTACATTATAA
- a CDS encoding ABC transporter ATP-binding protein has product MSEIRIINAKKVYHDVPVIENLNVTIPKGSLFTLLGPSGCGKTTLLRMIAGFNSIEGGEFYFGDVKINNMEPSKRNIGMVFQNYAIFPHLSVRDNVAFGLKQKKVSKEELERETQKYLELMQIDQYADRKPDKLSGGQQQRVALARALAVNPSVLLMDEPLSNLDAKLRLDMRQAIREIQHEVGITTVYVTHDQEEAMAISDQIAVMKDGVIQQIGRPKELYHRPANEFVATFIGRTNIIDAQLETRNGEAYLVFNGGYTLRIPSLDGVENQAVRVSIRPEEFLRDELGDIRGQITDSVYLGMNTEYFIQTDFASKIQVSEESTFEEDLVKGDSVTLRINVQKLNVFTADGSHNLMKGE; this is encoded by the coding sequence ATGAGTGAGATTAGGATTATCAATGCTAAGAAAGTCTATCATGATGTACCCGTTATTGAAAATTTAAATGTAACGATTCCAAAAGGGAGTTTATTTACTCTTCTAGGACCTTCTGGTTGCGGAAAGACCACGCTTTTGCGAATGATTGCTGGTTTCAATAGTATTGAAGGGGGCGAGTTCTATTTTGGCGATGTGAAAATCAACAATATGGAACCAAGTAAACGCAATATTGGGATGGTTTTCCAAAATTATGCGATTTTCCCTCATCTATCTGTTCGAGATAATGTGGCATTTGGTTTGAAGCAAAAGAAAGTGTCCAAAGAAGAATTAGAACGTGAGACCCAAAAATATTTGGAATTGATGCAGATTGACCAGTATGCTGATCGTAAGCCAGATAAATTGAGTGGTGGTCAGCAACAACGGGTAGCCTTAGCAAGAGCCTTAGCTGTTAATCCTAGTGTTCTACTCATGGATGAGCCCTTGAGTAACTTAGATGCGAAATTGCGTTTGGATATGCGTCAAGCTATTCGTGAAATCCAGCATGAAGTAGGAATTACGACTGTTTATGTTACCCATGACCAAGAAGAGGCAATGGCTATTTCAGACCAAATTGCGGTTATGAAAGATGGTGTGATTCAGCAGATTGGTCGTCCAAAAGAATTGTATCATCGTCCAGCAAATGAATTTGTAGCTACCTTTATCGGTCGGACCAATATCATTGATGCACAATTGGAAACACGCAATGGAGAGGCCTATCTCGTCTTTAATGGTGGCTATACGCTTCGCATTCCATCTTTAGATGGTGTGGAAAATCAGGCAGTTCGTGTCAGCATTCGTCCAGAAGAATTCTTGAGAGATGAATTAGGAGATATTCGTGGTCAGATTACAGATAGTGTCTATCTCGGCATGAATACAGAGTATTTTATTCAAACCGATTTTGCTTCTAAGATTCAAGTTAGCGAAGAGTCAACATTTGAAGAAGATTTAGTCAAAGGGGATAGCGTTACGTTGAGAATCAATGTTCAGAAACTAAATGTCTTTACAGCAGACGGTTCTCATAACTTGATGAAAGGAGAATAG
- the rsgA gene encoding ribosome small subunit-dependent GTPase A codes for MKKDNSRTFMSARVISERKNDYVVVLSNGEEIDIRKGELKCFVGDIIELSEESDYLTIKQITKREKVVEKSSNKTAKSYRYSKSNQVLASNVDQIYIFIAVNQNFSLSKLERYVLVFSQKDIELYLVITKIDLTDNYIQCVKTFKVLYPNINILEISIYNKESLKNFENTLKSKHVGLFIGSSGAGKTTVINHLRQNNQEKVGDVRKDGKGKHTTTMSKMLYCQKYDYYVIDTPGFKAIDKNENLDLSILFSDILTLSDKCRFSDCNHDNTPGCEIELALKDGRISKEKVERYVYNRTKIS; via the coding sequence ATGAAAAAAGATAATAGTAGAACTTTCATGAGCGCCAGAGTGATTTCTGAACGTAAAAATGATTATGTAGTAGTTTTATCTAATGGAGAAGAAATCGATATCCGAAAAGGTGAACTTAAGTGTTTTGTTGGAGATATAATTGAATTGTCGGAAGAATCTGATTATTTAACAATTAAACAGATTACAAAGAGAGAAAAAGTTGTGGAGAAGTCTAGTAATAAAACGGCAAAGAGCTATAGGTATTCAAAGAGTAATCAGGTTTTAGCTAGCAATGTTGATCAAATATATATATTTATTGCAGTTAATCAAAATTTTTCTTTATCAAAACTAGAGAGATATGTTTTAGTTTTTAGTCAAAAAGATATAGAACTTTATTTGGTCATTACGAAAATAGATTTGACGGATAACTATATTCAATGTGTGAAAACATTTAAAGTTTTGTATCCTAATATAAATATATTGGAAATTAGTATCTATAACAAAGAGAGTCTAAAGAACTTTGAGAATACATTAAAAAGTAAACATGTCGGCCTGTTTATAGGTAGTTCTGGTGCAGGAAAAACAACGGTTATCAATCATCTAAGGCAAAATAATCAGGAAAAAGTAGGGGATGTTAGAAAGGATGGTAAAGGTAAACATACTACTACGATGAGTAAAATGTTGTATTGTCAGAAATATGATTATTATGTCATTGATACGCCGGGATTTAAAGCTATTGATAAAAATGAAAATTTAGACTTGTCTATTCTGTTCTCAGATATTTTGACACTATCAGATAAGTGTCGCTTTTCAGATTGTAATCATGATAATACTCCTGGATGTGAAATTGAGTTAGCTTTGAAAGATGGAAGGATTTCAAAAGAAAAAGTTGAACGTTATGTATATAATCGAACTAAAATATCTTAA
- a CDS encoding response regulator transcription factor, with product MYKLIIVEDEHLIRKWLSLAVDYSMLGIEVVGLASHGQEGMSLIRDLQPDIVLTDITMPIMDAFMMFEVTADISYEKIILSGYNDFENAKRAMKFGVCDFISKPIDAEELESCLRTVVERLKVNSVNSLPFKQEYQQFVQEFNTLSSQNTLIQRLLGWVREHYQEHFTIADIAREFGYSESYLYRLIKENLSITLHEYILQYRLKQAVEMMYRFPDMKIYEIADKVGISDYKYFGKLFKNYFGVSPTEFKETEQIKKMS from the coding sequence ATGTATAAACTCATCATTGTTGAAGATGAGCACTTGATTCGGAAATGGTTATCGTTAGCAGTCGATTATTCCATGTTGGGAATTGAAGTGGTTGGCTTAGCGAGTCATGGCCAAGAAGGGATGTCTCTCATTCGTGACTTGCAACCAGATATCGTATTGACAGATATTACCATGCCCATTATGGATGCCTTTATGATGTTTGAGGTGACAGCTGATATTAGCTATGAGAAGATTATTTTATCAGGCTATAATGATTTTGAAAATGCCAAAAGGGCGATGAAGTTTGGTGTTTGTGATTTTATTAGTAAGCCAATTGATGCAGAGGAGTTAGAATCCTGCTTGAGAACCGTTGTCGAACGCTTAAAGGTGAATTCGGTCAATAGCCTGCCATTTAAGCAAGAATACCAGCAGTTTGTGCAGGAATTTAATACCCTTTCGAGCCAGAATACGTTGATTCAGCGCTTATTGGGTTGGGTTCGGGAACATTATCAAGAGCATTTTACGATTGCAGATATTGCAAGAGAATTTGGCTATAGTGAGAGCTATCTGTATCGGCTGATCAAAGAAAATTTATCCATCACCTTACATGAGTATATTTTGCAGTATCGTCTGAAGCAGGCAGTAGAGATGATGTATCGTTTCCCAGATATGAAGATTTATGAGATTGCGGATAAAGTTGGTATCTCTGATTATAAGTATTTTGGCAAATTGTTTAAAAATTATTTTGGAGTTTCCCCAACGGAATTTAAAGAAACAGAACAAATCAAAAAAATGTCATGA
- a CDS encoding ABC transporter substrate-binding protein — protein sequence MKKKWIKYMAGSLAAVGALTLAACSNNSASEEGGKSDALVVYSPNSEGLINATIPAFEEKYGVKVELIQAGTGELFKKLESEKEAPVADIIFGGSYTQYATHGELFEPYTAADNDQVIEEYRNTTGYSTPYTLDGSVLIVNPDLTKGMKIEGYNDLLKPELKGKIATADPANSSSAFAQLTNMLVAEGGYSDEKAWSYVKDIFTLIDGKIGSSSSGVYKSVADGEMAVGLSYEDPAVKLLNDGANIQVVYPKEGTVFLPASAAIVKNAKNMENAKKFIDFLVSQEVQDTLGTTTTNRPVRKDAKTSENMKPIKEINTKTEDYDYVIKNKADIVKKYSEIFTDIQSGK from the coding sequence ATGAAAAAGAAATGGATCAAATATATGGCAGGTAGCCTTGCAGCAGTAGGTGCACTAACCCTTGCAGCTTGTTCAAACAATAGCGCTTCAGAAGAAGGCGGAAAAAGCGACGCGCTTGTTGTTTATTCGCCAAACTCAGAAGGCTTAATCAACGCAACGATTCCAGCATTTGAAGAAAAATATGGTGTCAAGGTTGAATTGATTCAGGCTGGAACAGGAGAACTCTTTAAAAAATTAGAGTCTGAAAAAGAAGCACCAGTAGCTGATATTATCTTCGGAGGATCCTATACACAGTATGCGACACATGGTGAACTATTTGAGCCATATACTGCAGCAGATAATGATCAAGTAATCGAAGAATATCGTAATACAACAGGATACTCTACACCATATACACTAGATGGTAGTGTCTTGATTGTGAATCCTGATTTGACAAAAGGGATGAAAATTGAAGGGTATAACGATTTGTTGAAGCCTGAGTTGAAAGGAAAGATTGCAACAGCAGACCCTGCCAATTCATCAAGTGCCTTTGCACAGTTGACCAATATGTTGGTAGCAGAAGGTGGCTATAGTGATGAAAAGGCTTGGAGCTATGTAAAAGACATCTTTACTCTGATTGATGGTAAAATTGGTTCTAGCTCTTCAGGTGTCTATAAATCAGTTGCAGATGGGGAAATGGCGGTTGGTCTATCCTATGAAGATCCAGCTGTGAAATTGCTGAATGATGGAGCAAATATCCAAGTCGTTTATCCAAAAGAAGGAACTGTCTTCTTACCAGCAAGCGCAGCGATTGTCAAAAATGCTAAAAACATGGAAAATGCCAAGAAATTCATTGACTTCCTTGTCTCTCAAGAAGTACAAGATACCTTAGGAACAACAACAACAAACCGTCCTGTACGCAAAGATGCTAAGACAAGTGAAAATATGAAACCAATTAAAGAAATCAATACCAAGACTGAAGATTATGACTATGTCATTAAAAATAAGGCAGATATTGTGAAGAAATATAGCGAAATCTTTACAGACATTCAGTCAGGAAAATAA
- a CDS encoding sensor histidine kinase: MKGSFKQSLQKEIIKKSSWSALITTGILMILLVSSSYVLQYYQLVRDTEEIVQHTYEGIASNELVLKELDKGIVREFLKGNRTERELYTSFYEKRAQPKLVSDLMVLDKEGNSLFTTSRSRTGLLIPTYYLQILMEQSSVETIAPKVIVSTNHEHYLLFIHPIEEAGERIGYSILFINAHDFISYDDILSAKYILTDKYGNIFAKNSNYFTVSSLEKLDEQLLRQQTIFNSEQPVLTYEAEIGRYLYVYTFQTFFPIHFLAIFSLAITVVALTVYLIQARKIAHKIASYNAIPIESLVHQMKQIIAADKKKVQLETGDEFEFMAEQINQMLEELDSLHEQKLLLEREKLWFERKMLEAQFNPHFLYNTLETIKITHELDPSLTNQLIQNLTSILRYSVAQLDHDTSIGEDLEIIQSYLEIHAVRYESFTYEIVCPESVKHQLIPRLFLLPLIENAMKYGRKYRIDLHIRVQIEQRDSYLYFTVIDNAGGLTKQERQNILESLETNQTQHGVVNSYRRLKEFFDEVQCNLGVNRKGETWIQFVVLEVGDV, from the coding sequence ATGAAGGGATCATTTAAGCAATCTTTACAAAAGGAGATTATTAAGAAGAGTAGCTGGTCAGCTTTGATAACCACCGGTATTTTAATGATACTGCTTGTTTCATCCTCTTATGTTTTACAGTATTACCAATTGGTGCGAGATACCGAAGAGATTGTGCAGCATACATACGAGGGTATCGCAAGTAATGAGCTAGTTCTTAAGGAGTTAGATAAGGGAATCGTTCGAGAATTTTTAAAAGGAAATCGTACAGAGCGGGAACTCTATACTTCTTTCTATGAAAAGCGAGCGCAGCCCAAACTGGTTTCTGATTTAATGGTACTGGATAAGGAAGGAAATTCTCTCTTTACGACTAGTCGCTCACGAACAGGCTTGCTGATACCGACCTACTATTTGCAGATTTTAATGGAGCAGTCTTCTGTGGAAACCATTGCTCCTAAGGTCATTGTGTCAACAAATCATGAGCATTATCTCTTGTTTATCCATCCCATTGAGGAAGCAGGAGAGCGAATTGGTTATAGCATTTTATTTATCAATGCTCATGATTTTATTTCTTATGATGATATTTTATCGGCCAAATATATTTTGACAGATAAGTATGGAAATATTTTTGCAAAAAATTCCAATTACTTTACAGTATCGTCCTTAGAAAAATTGGATGAGCAGTTATTGCGACAACAGACCATCTTTAATTCAGAACAGCCAGTCTTGACCTATGAGGCGGAAATTGGACGCTATCTCTATGTCTATACGTTTCAGACCTTCTTTCCTATTCATTTTCTAGCAATTTTCTCATTAGCTATCACGGTAGTTGCCCTAACGGTTTATTTGATTCAGGCTCGCAAAATTGCCCATAAGATTGCTTCTTACAATGCCATTCCCATTGAGTCCTTGGTTCACCAGATGAAGCAGATTATTGCAGCAGATAAGAAGAAGGTGCAGCTAGAAACAGGGGATGAGTTTGAATTCATGGCGGAACAAATCAACCAAATGTTGGAAGAATTGGATTCATTGCATGAGCAAAAATTATTGTTGGAGCGGGAGAAATTGTGGTTTGAACGCAAGATGTTGGAAGCTCAATTCAATCCGCACTTTCTCTATAATACGCTCGAAACGATTAAAATTACTCACGAATTAGATCCTTCTTTGACCAATCAGCTGATTCAGAATCTAACCAGTATTTTACGCTATAGTGTTGCCCAGTTGGACCATGATACTTCTATTGGGGAAGATTTAGAAATTATCCAATCATATTTGGAGATTCATGCGGTTCGGTATGAGAGCTTTACGTATGAGATTGTATGCCCAGAATCTGTCAAACATCAGTTGATACCACGCTTGTTCCTATTGCCTTTGATTGAGAATGCCATGAAATATGGTAGAAAATATCGGATTGATTTGCATATTCGGGTTCAAATTGAGCAGCGGGACTCTTATCTGTATTTCACGGTAATAGACAATGCAGGTGGGTTAACGAAACAGGAGCGTCAAAATATTTTGGAGTCTTTAGAGACCAATCAGACCCAGCATGGAGTTGTGAATAGTTATCGGCGTCTAAAGGAATTTTTCGATGAGGTTCAATGTAATCTTGGGGTCAATCGGAAAGGCGAGACATGGATTCAGTTTGTTGTTTTGGAGGTAGGAGATGTATAA
- a CDS encoding DUF1846 domain-containing protein, whose amino-acid sequence MKKIAFDSTKYLQLQRDHILERIQQFDGKLYMEFGGKMLEDFHAARVLPGYEPDNKIKLLQELKEQVEIVIAINASNIEHSKARGDLGISYDQEVLRLIDTFNDLGIYVGSVVITQYTNQPAADAFRHQLEKNGIQSYLHYPIKGYPSDIDYIISPEGMGKNDYIETSRNLIVVTAPGPGSGKLATCISQLYHDQLHGIKAGYAKFETFPVWNLPLHHPVNLAYEAATADLDDLNMIDPFHLQTYGKTAVNYNRDIEVFPVLNRTFERILAKSPYASPTDMGVNMVGYSIVDEEAAIAASKEEIIRRYYQTLVDFKAERVPASAVKKIELLMNEVGVSPSDRKVTIAARAKAEATGQPALAIELPNGEIVTGKTSDLFGPSAAVIINAIKNLANIDKATHLIEPEYVKPIQNLKINHLGNRNPRLHSSELLIALAITAMNKPEADLAMKQLGNLSGSECHSTVTLPEEDRNVLRKLGINVTFDPNYQHNKFYHK is encoded by the coding sequence GTGAAAAAAATTGCTTTTGATTCAACAAAATACTTACAACTACAACGTGACCATATTTTAGAGCGTATCCAGCAGTTTGACGGAAAATTGTATATGGAATTCGGCGGAAAAATGCTAGAAGATTTCCATGCTGCCCGTGTGCTTCCTGGTTATGAGCCTGACAATAAAATTAAGCTCCTTCAAGAATTAAAAGAGCAAGTTGAGATTGTCATTGCCATTAACGCAAGTAACATTGAACATTCTAAGGCCCGTGGTGATTTAGGCATTTCCTACGACCAAGAAGTGCTACGCTTAATTGATACCTTTAATGACTTGGGAATCTATGTCGGCTCTGTCGTTATTACCCAGTACACCAATCAGCCAGCTGCTGACGCTTTCCGTCATCAATTAGAAAAAAATGGTATCCAGTCCTATCTCCACTATCCAATCAAGGGATATCCATCTGATATTGACTACATTATTTCACCAGAAGGTATGGGGAAAAATGACTATATCGAAACGAGTCGCAATCTGATTGTGGTGACTGCACCTGGGCCTGGTTCTGGAAAGCTCGCAACTTGTATCTCGCAACTCTACCATGACCAATTGCACGGTATCAAGGCAGGCTATGCCAAATTTGAAACCTTCCCTGTCTGGAATTTACCGCTTCATCATCCTGTCAATCTGGCCTATGAAGCAGCAACTGCTGACCTAGATGACCTCAATATGATTGACCCCTTCCATTTGCAAACCTACGGCAAAACAGCAGTCAACTACAACCGTGACATCGAAGTCTTCCCTGTTCTTAATCGGACCTTTGAACGTATTTTAGCCAAATCACCATACGCTTCCCCAACCGATATGGGTGTCAATATGGTGGGCTACTCGATTGTCGATGAAGAGGCAGCCATTGCCGCATCAAAAGAAGAAATCATCCGCCGCTACTATCAAACCTTGGTAGACTTCAAGGCTGAACGAGTTCCAGCATCTGCTGTGAAAAAAATTGAACTCTTGATGAACGAAGTGGGTGTTTCACCGAGCGACCGCAAGGTAACTATTGCAGCGCGTGCCAAAGCAGAAGCAACTGGTCAGCCAGCCCTTGCAATTGAACTACCTAATGGTGAGATTGTCACAGGTAAAACCTCTGACCTCTTTGGTCCATCTGCGGCTGTTATCATCAATGCCATTAAAAATTTAGCTAATATTGACAAGGCAACACATTTGATTGAACCAGAGTATGTCAAACCAATTCAAAACCTCAAAATCAATCATCTAGGCAACCGCAATCCACGTCTGCACTCTAGTGAACTACTGATTGCCCTTGCCATTACTGCTATGAACAAGCCAGAAGCAGATCTTGCCATGAAACAATTAGGCAATTTAAGCGGTAGCGAATGCCACTCTACCGTAACGCTTCCAGAAGAAGACCGCAATGTCCTCCGCAAACTCGGTATTAATGTCACCTTTGACCCCAACTACCAACACAATAAGTTTTATCATAAATGA
- the tnpB gene encoding IS66 family insertion sequence element accessory protein TnpB (TnpB, as the term is used for proteins encoded by IS66 family insertion elements, is considered an accessory protein, since TnpC, encoded by a neighboring gene, is a DDE family transposase.) — protein sequence MTIRLNDLGQVHLVCGKTDMRQGIDSLAYLVKSQINLAPFSGQVYLFCGGRKDRFKALYWDGQGFWLLYKRFKNGKLNWPTNEEEVKALTSEQVDWLIISDVVFELIRSEDNAFVLYINHFFNVHRYCHPPRS from the coding sequence ATGACCATCCGACTCAATGATTTAGGTCAAGTCCACTTGGTCTGCGGGAAAACGGATATGCGTCAAGGGATTGATTCTCTCGCCTACCTTGTCAAAAGTCAAATTAACCTAGCTCCCTTTTCAGGTCAGGTCTATCTCTTCTGTGGAGGTCGAAAAGACCGATTCAAAGCTCTTTACTGGGATGGACAGGGATTTTGGTTATTGTATAAACGTTTTAAAAATGGGAAATTGAACTGGCCAACCAATGAAGAGGAGGTTAAAGCCCTCACTTCCGAGCAGGTGGACTGGCTGATAATCAGTGATGTCGTATTCGAACTTATCAGGAGTGAAGATAATGCGTTCGTCCTTTATATAAATCATTTCTTTAACGTTCATAGGTATTGTCATCCTCCTCGGTCATAG
- a CDS encoding ABC transporter ATP-binding protein, with protein MCVYIARCWKINLLLLSVIFGGSIISTYWGVLSANALTSLVNDGFSTFMYWIKMMCICLVAWVIQIVLSSYLHALAIQNMNIQIRKDIASNLANVDEEYIYDKATSSYVSWMVNDIATINEYGFGNFSMILSQIFNILTGGYVLFSLHYSLIASILLLTVAMVTVPKMFSKKLNAFMLDVSRANENFTHNLNGLFNGLRVLYSTQSMPYFMNKIVLESKLLAKNKIRYSSYSGLMQSATNGVSIASQIVLLMQAGWLYFAGYVVIGSLSATQYLSATIFSSLTGLK; from the coding sequence ATATGTGTCTATATTGCTAGATGTTGGAAAATAAATTTATTATTACTTTCTGTAATATTTGGTGGTTCTATCATATCTACATATTGGGGGGTTCTCAGTGCCAATGCACTTACAAGTCTTGTAAATGATGGATTTTCAACATTTATGTATTGGATTAAAATGATGTGTATTTGTTTGGTTGCTTGGGTAATTCAAATAGTGCTCTCAAGTTACTTACATGCTCTGGCTATTCAAAATATGAATATTCAAATCCGAAAAGATATAGCAAGTAATTTAGCTAATGTCGATGAAGAATATATTTATGATAAAGCTACTAGTTCTTATGTTTCTTGGATGGTAAATGATATTGCAACTATCAATGAGTATGGATTCGGAAATTTTTCGATGATCTTATCACAAATTTTTAATATATTAACAGGAGGGTATGTGTTGTTTTCTTTACACTACTCATTAATAGCAAGTATTTTATTATTGACAGTAGCAATGGTTACAGTACCTAAAATGTTTAGTAAAAAGCTAAATGCTTTTATGTTAGATGTTAGTAGAGCTAATGAGAATTTTACACATAATCTAAATGGTTTGTTTAATGGATTACGAGTGTTGTATAGCACTCAATCAATGCCTTACTTTATGAATAAAATTGTTTTGGAATCGAAGCTTTTAGCCAAAAACAAAATTAGATATAGTTCTTATTCCGGTTTAATGCAATCTGCAACAAATGGTGTAAGTATAGCTAGTCAAATTGTATTGCTCATGCAAGCGGGCTGGCTTTATTTTGCTGGGTATGTTGTTATTGGTTCCTTATCAGCGACACAATACCTCTCAGCAACGATTTTTTCGAGTTTAACTGGATTGAAATGA
- a CDS encoding ATP-binding cassette domain-containing protein, producing MKTIQEIFDKFSDIQASEKRDDFTLPFFEKEIIVKNVGFTYPDSVLPTLNDVNFTIKKGKKYALIGPSGSGKTTLLNILFGRLKSTQGEIYYDSYTYEELRTSLFQRIAYVEQNSVIFSGSIIENITLGKEYDENKIKNILSSVDLLDWVEQQAEGLMTLIDWEGNMLSGGQKQKIGIARALFLEKDIIFLDESLSAIDKVSVQNIEQCLLKKTDATVVLITHHLTPEIENLLDGIIEI from the coding sequence ATGAAAACAATTCAAGAAATATTTGATAAGTTTTCTGATATACAAGCTTCTGAAAAGCGAGATGATTTTACTTTACCGTTTTTTGAAAAAGAAATAATCGTGAAAAATGTTGGCTTTACTTATCCCGATTCAGTATTACCAACTCTGAATGATGTCAATTTTACTATTAAAAAAGGTAAAAAATATGCTTTGATTGGCCCATCTGGTAGCGGGAAAACTACCTTATTAAATATACTATTTGGAAGACTTAAATCAACTCAGGGAGAAATATATTATGATTCATATACATATGAAGAATTGAGGACTTCATTATTCCAGAGGATAGCATATGTTGAACAGAATAGTGTTATTTTTTCTGGTAGCATTATTGAGAATATCACTCTTGGAAAAGAATATGATGAAAATAAAATAAAAAATATTTTAAGTTCAGTAGATTTATTAGATTGGGTTGAACAACAAGCAGAAGGACTTATGACATTAATTGATTGGGAGGGAAACATGCTTTCGGGAGGTCAAAAACAAAAGATTGGTATAGCTAGAGCATTATTTTTAGAAAAAGATATTATATTTTTAGATGAAAGTCTTTCTGCCATTGATAAAGTCTCAGTACAAAATATAGAACAATGTCTTTTGAAAAAGACAGATGCAACAGTGGTACTTATTACTCATCATCTTACGCCAGAAATTGAAAATCTACTGGATGGGATTATTGAAATATAA